From the genome of Paraburkholderia largidicola:
GCACCGTCGGCTTGCGTCGCGCGATCGATGGAACGCACACGCGGCCCGCCGAGATCGCTCGCCTTGTCCAAAGGCGCCGCGCGATGCGACTGCGACTTCACGGGCGTGTCCCGCACCAGACGGAAATCGATCTTGCGCGCGTCGAGATCGACGCGGCTCACCTGCACCCGCACGCGATCCGACAACCGATAACGAATGCCCGTGCGTTCGCCGCGCAGCTCGTTCTTGATCTCGTCGTACTGGAAATAGTCCGAGCCCAGTTCCGTCACGTGCACGAGCCCTTCGATAAACAGCGCATCCAGCTGCACGAAAATGCCGAACGACGTCACGCCGCTCACCATGCCGCCGTACTCTTCGCCGAGCTTGTCGCGCATGAAGTAGCACTTGAGCCACGCTTCGACATCGCGCGAGGCTTCGTCCGCGCGGCGCTCGTTCGCCGAGCAATGCAGGCCGAGTTCTTCCCAGATCGCCGTGTTCGGACGGCCGCGGTTGGGACGATTGCCGCGCTTCTCGTCTTCCGCCTGCAGCGCGCGGGCACGCGGCGACAGCGCCGTGTTCAGCTCGACGCCGTGCGGCGCCTGCGGCTCGTATTTGCGGCCCTGCAGGATCGCGTAGATCGCGCGGTGCGTGAGCAGGTCGGGATAACGGCGAATCGGGCTCGTGAAGTGCGCGTACGCCTCATACGCGAGACCGAAGTGGCCTATGTTGTCCGGGCTGTAGACGGCCTGCTGCATCGAGCGCAACAGCATGGTCTGCAGCATCTGCGCGTCGGGACGGTCGCGGATATGCGCCATCAGCGCGGCGTAATCGCTTGCGTGCGGCGTGTCGCCGCCGCCGAGCGTCAGACCCATGCCGCGCAGGAAGGTGCGCAGGTTTTCGAGGCGCTCCGCCGTCGGCCCCGCATGCACGCGGTACAGGCCCGGATGCTTGTTGCGCTTCATGAAGTCGGCGGCGCACACGTTCGCGGCCAGCATGCACTCTTCGATCAGCTTGTGCGCGTCGTTGCGATGACGCGGCACGATCTGCTCGATCTTGCCCTGCGCATTGCAGACGATGTACGTCTCAGTCGTATCGAAGTCGATTGCACCACGCTTCTGGCGCGCGGCGAAGAGCGACTTGTAGACGCCGTACAGGTTCTGCAGTTGCGGCAGCAATGCGGCGCGGCGCGTCGCTTCCGGACCCTTCGTATTGGTCAGCACGGCGGCGACTTCCGTGTACGTGAGACGCGCGGCCGAATGCATGACGCCGGGATAGAACTGATACGCCTTGATCTCGCCGCGCGCGGTGATGACCATGTCGCACACGAGCACGCAACGGTCCACATTCGGATTGAGCGAACAGAGACCGTTCGACAGCTTCTCCGGCAGCATCGGAATCACGCGGCGCGGGAAATATACCGACGTGCTGCGCTCGATCGCATCGACATCGAGGCCGCCGTCGGGCAGCACGTAATGCGACACGTCGGCAATCGCGACGATCAGGCGGAAACCGTCGCCGCGCCCGACCTTCACCGGCTCGCAATAGACGGCATCGTCGAAGTCGCGCGCATCTTCACCGTCGATCGTGACGAGCGGCACGTCGCGCAGATCG
Proteins encoded in this window:
- the rnr gene encoding ribonuclease R — its product is MSKYPYPIPSREEILGVLRTSETPLAANDIAEALSIKRQEREGFFKRLAAMERDGQIRLDQRGHYQLTHPSNFVAGRVQGHRDGYGFLIRDDGQDDLFLPTGEMQKVMHNDRVLARIVGYDRRGRPEGHIVEVTDRANKRVIGRLLNENGALIVAPEEKRIGHDILITQNTKKAKVGQVVVVELTDFPSRHSQPLGRVVEVLGDIDDPGMEIEIAVRKYGVPHEFSQAALDAAAKLPDEVRPVDMKHRVDLRDVPLVTIDGEDARDFDDAVYCEPVKVGRGDGFRLIVAIADVSHYVLPDGGLDVDAIERSTSVYFPRRVIPMLPEKLSNGLCSLNPNVDRCVLVCDMVITARGEIKAYQFYPGVMHSAARLTYTEVAAVLTNTKGPEATRRAALLPQLQNLYGVYKSLFAARQKRGAIDFDTTETYIVCNAQGKIEQIVPRHRNDAHKLIEECMLAANVCAADFMKRNKHPGLYRVHAGPTAERLENLRTFLRGMGLTLGGGDTPHASDYAALMAHIRDRPDAQMLQTMLLRSMQQAVYSPDNIGHFGLAYEAYAHFTSPIRRYPDLLTHRAIYAILQGRKYEPQAPHGVELNTALSPRARALQAEDEKRGNRPNRGRPNTAIWEELGLHCSANERRADEASRDVEAWLKCYFMRDKLGEEYGGMVSGVTSFGIFVQLDALFIEGLVHVTELGSDYFQYDEIKNELRGERTGIRYRLSDRVRVQVSRVDLDARKIDFRLVRDTPVKSQSHRAAPLDKASDLGGPRVRSIDRATQADGARRKKAAPAQTAAVKEARTARKAAASKKRAASKSTAKPVHKKR